The following proteins are co-located in the Pseudomonas sp. ATCC 13867 genome:
- a CDS encoding GGDEF domain-containing protein, with protein sequence MLHDAPTDSAVYKTLLESTRAIPWKIDWKTMTFAYIGPQIETLLGWSQSSWVSANDWAERMHPEDRERVVDFCVSQSRNGTDHEADYRALTASGDYIWIRDVVHVMRDGNGEVDALIGFMFDISERKRAEEQLIQLQRQLEEYSYKDGLTGVANRRMFDSVLETEWASAQRSGQPLSLILLDIDYFKQYNDHYGHIQGDDCLRSVGKALAGALHRPRDFIARFGGEEFVLVLPETDGDAALQVAERCRRFIREQRIAHEQSSVAPLLTISLGVGTAVPRAGDRPLDFVAAVDRLLYQAKQGGRNRLAAAQWSRDEGSMRDGTR encoded by the coding sequence ATGCTGCACGACGCCCCGACCGATAGCGCGGTCTACAAGACATTGCTCGAATCGACCCGGGCCATCCCCTGGAAGATCGACTGGAAGACCATGACCTTCGCCTACATCGGCCCGCAGATCGAAACGCTGCTGGGCTGGAGCCAGTCCAGCTGGGTCAGCGCCAACGACTGGGCCGAGCGCATGCACCCCGAGGACCGCGAGCGCGTGGTGGACTTCTGCGTGTCGCAATCGCGCAACGGCACCGATCACGAGGCCGACTACCGCGCCCTCACCGCCTCCGGCGACTACATCTGGATTCGCGACGTGGTGCATGTGATGCGCGACGGCAACGGCGAGGTGGACGCCCTGATCGGCTTCATGTTCGACATCAGCGAACGCAAGCGCGCCGAAGAACAGCTGATCCAGCTGCAGCGCCAGCTGGAGGAGTACTCCTACAAGGACGGCCTGACCGGCGTGGCCAACCGGCGCATGTTCGATTCGGTGCTGGAAACCGAATGGGCCAGCGCCCAGCGCAGCGGCCAGCCGCTGTCGCTGATCCTCCTCGATATCGACTACTTCAAGCAGTACAACGACCATTACGGCCACATCCAGGGCGACGACTGCCTGCGCAGCGTCGGCAAGGCGCTGGCCGGCGCGTTGCACCGCCCGCGCGACTTCATCGCCCGCTTCGGCGGCGAGGAGTTCGTCCTGGTGCTGCCGGAAACCGACGGCGACGCCGCGCTCCAGGTGGCCGAGCGCTGCCGCCGCTTCATCCGCGAGCAACGCATTGCCCATGAGCAGTCGAGCGTCGCCCCGCTGCTGACCATCAGCCTCGGCGTCGGCACCGCCGTGCCCCGCGCGGGCGATCGTCCGCTGGACTTCGTGGCGGCGGTGGACCGGCTGCTCTACCAGGCCAAGCAGGGCGGACGCAACCGGCTGGCGGCGGCGCAATGGTCGCGTGACGAGGGCTCGATGCGGGACGGCACACGCTGA